One genomic window of Arachis hypogaea cultivar Tifrunner chromosome 8, arahy.Tifrunner.gnm2.J5K5, whole genome shotgun sequence includes the following:
- the LOC112706897 gene encoding cytochrome P450 94C1-like, whose protein sequence is MESTLGLLFFLFTLLFCIFSFLLFLSRMKPWCNCHTCRTYTTMSRTTHFTNLSDWYTHLLRNSATGTIHVHVLGNIVTSNPINVEYMLKTRFQNYPKGRPFSAILGDLLGHGIFNVDGSAWMFQRKMASLELGSVAVRTYALQIVTEEIRTRLLPLMVSSVACGQQDQDSGMDLQDILRRFSFDNICKFSFGVDPGCLQPSLPVSPFAAAFDTASKLSAERAMTSSPITWKIKRLLNIGSEKKLKQAIKIINNLAEELINKRRKIGFSTRKDLLSRFMSSVENDNKYLRDIVVSFLLAGRDTVAAALTGFFFLLSKNPSVEVLIREELDRILDNPVQECASFEQLQQMHYLTAAIYESMRLFPPVQFDSKFAQEDDVLPDGTFVPMGTRVTYHPYAMGRMDRIWGSDCLKFKPERWLHAGVFVPEDPFKYPVFQAGVRICLGKELAVVEMKSLVATLIRQFDIRVVGSDTEPRFAPGLTATMRGGLSVRVYERSR, encoded by the exons ATGGAGAGCACATTgggtttgttgttcttcttgttcaCACTCCTCTTCTGTATCTTCTCATTCCTGTTGTTCCTCTCGAGAATGAAGCCATGGTGCAACTGTCACACTTGCAGGACCTACACAACAATGAGTCGGACCACCCACTTCACAAACCTCTCCGATTGGTACACTCATCTCCTCCGTAACTCCGCCACCGGAACCATCCACGTCCACGTCTTGGGCAATATCGTAACTTCAAACCCCATCAACGTTGAGTACATGCTTAAGACGCGCTTCCAAAACTACCCCAAAGGGAGGCCGTTCTCCGCGATCCTGGGCGATCTCTTGGGCCACGGGATCTTCAATGTTGACGGCAGCGCGTGGATGTTCCAGAGGAAGATGGCCAGCCTGGAGCTCGGGAGCGTGGCGGTTCGGACCTACGCGCTGCAGATAGTGACGGAAGAGATACGAACCAGGCTCCTTCCTCTCATGGTTTCTTCGGTTGCATGTGGTCAACAGGACCAG GATAGTGGGATGGATTTACAAGACATATTGCGACGTTTCTCGTTCGACAACATTTGCAAATTCTCCTTCGGCGTGGACCCAGGTTGTCTCCAACCATCCCTACCTGTTTCACCCTTCGCCGCCGCTTTCGACACGGCCTCCAAGCTCTCGGCAGAGCGTGCAATGACATCATCACCAATCACATGGAAGATCAAGCGCCTACTTAACATTGGATCCGAGAAGAAGCTGAAGCAAGCCATCAAAATCATAAACAACTTAGCAGAAGAGTTAATAAACAAGCGCAGGAAAATCGGATTCTCCACAAGAAAGGATCTCCTCTCAAGGTTCATGAGCTCTGTCGAAAACGACAACAAATACCTCAGAGACATAGTCGTTAGTTTTCTATTGGCTGGTCGCGACACAGTTGCGGCCGCGTTAACcggtttctttttcttattatccAAAAACCCGAGTGTTGAGGTCTTGATCCGGGAAGAATTGGACCGGATCCTGGACAATCCGGTCCAGGAATGTGCGAGTTTTGAGCAGCTGCAGCAAATGCATTATCTCACTGCTGCGATTTACGAGAGCATGAGACTCTTTCCGCCGGTTCAGTTTGACTCCAAGTTCGCGCAAGAGGACGATGTGTTACCGGATGGTACATTTGTACCCATGGGTACGAGGGTTACATACCATCCGTATGCAATGGGTCGGATGGATCGGATTTGGGGGTCCGATTGCCTCAAATTCAAACCCGAAAGATGGTTGCATGCCGGTGTGTTTGTGCCGGAGGATCCATTTAAATACCCGGTTTTTCAGGCTGGGGTTAGGATTTGTTTGGGAAAAGAGTTGGCAGTTGTAGAGATGAAATCCTTGGTGGCTACATTGATAAGGCAATTTGATATTCGGGTAGTTGGGTCTGACACGGAGCCCCGGTTTGCACCAGGTCTTACCGCAACCATGCGGGGTGGGTTGTCGGTTCGGGTTTATGAGAGAAGTAGGTGA